The Pseudomonas sp. SCB32 DNA window AAGGCTTCCGGCAAGGCTGCCGGCACCAAGAAGAAAAAGGACGATGTGAAGAAGACCGGCAGCAAGGCCCCCGCGAAGAAGAAGCCCGCCGCCAAGCCCAAGACCGGCCCGTCCAAGGTTGTGAGCCAGGACGGCCTGGCGCCGCTCAAGCGCAAGAAGCCGGCAGCGGAGTAACCCTTCCGCGTCACCTGAAACGCCTCTCCTGACCGAGAGGCGTTTTTGTTTCTACGCCACTATCCCAACGTCTCCGGCGGTGCCTCGTAACTTCCCGACTCGTAGCTCACCCCGTGCCGGGTTACTGGCGGTGCATCCCCCGCATGCAGGCTGGTGACGTTGTCGATGATGGTCTTGTCCTCGAGGGTGAGGCGGTCGAGCATCCGCAGGTGGCTGATCCAGTTGTCCACCAGGAACAGCTCTTGCCAGATTTCCTGGTTGCTCACGTCGCGGTACAGCGCCCAGCGTTCCGCGCCGTTGCGCAGACGCAGGCGGCGCAGCGGCTTGGCGGCGCGGACGAAGTCGCGGGTGCGCTCGGCCGGGATGCGGTACTCGATGGATACCAGCACCGAACCTCGCTCCGGGTTGAACACGAAAGTCGGCGGGCCCGGTACGCCTCCCGGCGCGCGGGCGATATTGCTGGCGTCCAGTTCCGGCAGGCGCGAGTTGTACAGCAGCGCCACCGAGACCAGCAGCAGGCAGCCGGCGGCGACCAGTGCACCCTGCACGCCCAGGGTTTCGGCGAAGTGGCCCCAGAGGAACGAGCCTGCGGCAAGCCCGCCGTAGATCGCGGTCTGGTAGAGCGCCAGGGCGCGTGCCTTGACCCAGTCGGGCACGAGGATCTGCACGGCGGAGTTGTAGGTGGCCACGGCGGCGATCCAGCAGGCGCCGCCCAGGACCAGCGCGGGGAAGATCACCCAGAGATTGTCGACCCAGCCCAGGATGAGCATGACCAGTGCAAGCGTGGCGGCTGCGAAGCTGATCAGCCGGCTGCTGCCAAGCCACTGGCGGGCCTTGCTGACCACAGTGCTGGCGACGATGGCGCCCAGGCCCAGGGCGCCCAGCATGTAGCCGTATACCGAGGCGCTACCGTCCGGGTTGCGGTGTGCCAGCAACGGCAACAATGCCCAGATCGCGCTGGCCGACAGGCCGAAGACCGCCGAGCGCATCATCACCAGGCGGGTGACGCTGGAGTACTGGGTGAAGCGCAGTGCGGCGATCACCCCCTCGAAGATGTGCTCCGGCGGCAGGGTGCGTTTGGGCACGTCGCGGCGCCATTGCCAGATCGCCCAGATCAGCGCGGCGTAGCACAGGCAGTTGAACAGGAACACCCAGGACGGCCCGGTGGCCGACAGCAGCAGGCCGCCGATGGCCGGACCGACCGCGCGGGCGACGTTGTAGTTGACGCTGTTGAGCAGCACCGCATCGCCGAGCATGCGCGGTGGCACCTGCTCGTTCACCGCCGCCTGCCAGGCGGGAATGGTGATCGAGCTGCCCAGCGACAGCCAGAGGATCGACACGATCAGCAGCAGTGGGTCGAGGTAGCCCATGAACGCCAGGACCGTCACCAGCGCCGCGCCGGAGAGTTCCACCGTCAGGCCTACCAGCATGATCTTGCGCCGGTCGTGGTTGTCGGCCAGCACGCCGGACATGATCGACAGCAGCACCAGCGGCAACGCCGAGGCGACCTGGATCATCGCCACCATCAGCGGACTGGCATGGGCCTCGGTGACCACCCAGGCGGCCGCCACCGATTGCGCCCAGGTGCCCAGGTTGGCGAACAGGTTGCAGATCCAGATGATGCGGAACGCAGCAATGCTGAAGGGGGCGAGGGCGCCACTGCGGGGTTCGGCTGGATCGGGTTTGAGGGGGAGGTCGTGCTTGGGTGAAACGGATTGCAGCATGGGGACGCCCTTATTTCGAGTGGTCGGTACGCGCGTGGCCGCGGTGCCTTTCCATGCCGGGCAAGTGTAGTGGCTGGGGCGGTTCGCGCCATTGATGATGGTCAGCCGTGGCGTTATCCGTGACACATGCTGGCAGGCTTCGACAGTGCCGGCGTGGCTTCGGATTGTTAGGCTGCGTCGGAATTTTCCGCATTGCACTGCCAAATAAGAGCGAAAAGCCGATGAAGCGATTTTCAACCTGCCTGCTGGCCGGTCTGCTGGTTCTGCCGCAGAGCCTCTGGGCCTGGTCCAATCACACCCTGGGCAGCTACATCGCCCTCCAGCAATTGCCGGCGATCGTGCAGGCGCCGGAGGTCGAGGTCGAGCCGCTGGAAAGTTTCCTCAGCCAGCAGCGTGCGGGCCTGGTGAAGCTGCTCGACGAGCAGGAAGCCTATGCCCGCGAACACTTCCGCGAGTATCCGCCGCGTCCGGACGACCTGCGCCTGACCGAAGACGGTCGCGACGACCTGGGCAAGGCGTTCCTCATGGCGCTGCGCCTGAACCCGGAGATCAAGCTGGCCACCGCCGTGCAGCCGCCGCCGGGGGGCGAACTGCCGGGCCATGTCGCGCTCAAGCCGGCCGATGTGCTGGTGTTCCACAATCTGTCCGGCTGGAACCCGTGGCATTTCGTGCAACTGCAGTCGGGGGAGAAGATCCCGGCGCTGGACGTGCTGGCCAGCGCCGCCGACGAGCCGGACTTCGGCCACGACATCAACCTGTTCAGCGACAACCCCGGCGAGGCTGGCCAGCGCTACGGCTTCGGCACCCAGCCGTTCGGCGATCCGCGCTACGAGTTCAGCTCCCAGGCGCCGTTCCACATGGGCTTCTACCACGAGGACGCGATCATCTTCGCTGGCGCGCCGTATCTGCAGCGCAATTGGCCGGAGTGGCGCGCCTATCAGTTCTACGGCCTGGCGCGCTTCGCCTTCGAGAACGGCCATCCGTACTGGGGCTACCGCTTCCTTGGCTGGGCAATGCACTACATCCAGGACATGACCCAGCCCTATCACTCGACGCCGCTGCCGGGCGAAACCACCAGCAGCATGCTGTGGACGGCGGGCAAGTCCATGGCGGGCTTCGATGCCGACAAGCAGGCGGCGATCCAGCGCGTGGCGGACCGGCATACCGGAGTCGAGCGCTATCAGGTGGATTGGCTGCGCGAGACCTTGCGCCAGGGTGGACAGTCGCCCTTGCTGGCGGCCTACGCCGATACCAGTACCGATGGAAGTTATCAACCGTACTCGACGGAGTATCTGCGTGAGGTGGTGGCGAGCGAGTCCCATGCCCATGCGGCGGCATTTGATGCGGCCATCGGTCATTGGCTTGAGAGTGAAAAGACGCCGGCGGGGGATTTCAGCGAGGGGAACTCACTGGCGCCGTTCCGGCACGATGAGCAACTGGATGAGCAGATTCTGCAATTGATCCGGCACTTTGGAGCGCACAGTCGCAACCTTGCGAAGGCGGCTTTGCAGCCGTAAGGGCTTGGAACATTCCCGTCGGGGCGGCGTGGAGCCCCGGCGGGAATGTCTTGGAACCTGCTCCTGATCCGACGAGCTAGAGCAGGGCGGGTTCTAAGCCTGTTAGCCGCCGGAGCAGCCATTGCCCCACACCTGATATTCGACGGTGTGGCGCTGACCTTGGGAGTCTTCGTAGGTCATGCGTGCCGGCACGATGCCGCACTGAGTGGAAACGTCGGTGGTGGAGATCACGTGGGCGACGTCCAGCTTCATGTCGTAGGTGTACTGCTCCACGGCCGCGCTTTGCGCCTGGTCGCCGGCATTCGCCTGCTCGGCCAGGGCGAGCGTCGAGAAACCGGCCAGGGCCAGGATGACTACAGCTTTCATGAAATTACCTGCCTTGTTCCCGGCGTCCGGGCATGACGTGTCCGTGACGCTGAGCCGAGGGCTCCGTCGGGAAGCGTTGGGGATGATTACGGGTCTTGGGTGGTGTTGCGGCGCGCGCTGTAACAGCACGGAAATAATAGGATTTGCCTGATCTGAGTCATATATCCAGGCGCCAACAAGACTTCGTACTCAGAGACAACAATCCAGGCGTGGCACGGGTTTCAGGGCAGATTTTGCGGCGGAAGGTCGCAGGTTCGAGGGATTCGCGGCGGGGTTGCCGGCCTGCGTAGGAGCGGACTCCGTCCGCGATTGACCCGCATCGCGCCGGAAGCCATCGCGGACGGAGTCCGCTCCAACGAAATATGGCAGTGCCGTGCGCGCGATCTCAATCGCGCAACGGCGACTGCGGATCGAGCAGCGAGGTGCGGATGAAGTGCAGGTAGCTGCACACCCGGCGCAGCGGCGAGGAGTCGAAGTGCGGTGGCCGGCGATCGTCCGTGGAGCGCGTCGCGTGGATGGCATGTTCCACCGCCGCCAGCGCGCGCTGTCGATTGCCTTCGCTGGGCTGGATGAACAGCCGGATCAGCGCACGTCCCAGCGCGCGGATGGCGCGGCGCCAGGGCATGCGTTCCGCATACCAGGGCTCCTTGGGCAGCGCTTCCTGTTCGCGGCGCAGTTCGATGATCGACAGGCCGATCTCCTGCACCTGGAAGGTCCAACGCAGCAGCTGGCGCTGCACGTCCGGGCGACCTGTGGATAACCCATAGGCCTGGTTCAGCAGGTCGCGGGTGCCGCTTTCGAAGCTGGACGACAAGCCCTTCAGCGGATCGCTGATCACCCGTACCACACGCAGGCGCAACTCGGCTTCCAGGCGCTCCCACAGCCATGGTCGATTGGGCGGCAGGATGACGATCGAGGCGACCACCGCCATGCCCATCGACAGCAGCATCGCCAGGTACTCGTTGATGAAGGTGTAGGCGTCGTAGCGTGCCAGGTTCGCCGGCAGCGAGGCGATGCAGAACCACACCAGCAGGCCGACCCCGTAGCCGCTCCACTTGGGCCGGGTGATCAGGAAGGCGCCGAGGGCGAACACCGGCGCGAGTACGAAGCACAGCAGCGGGAAGCCATCGATGTGCGGCAGCACGCGGAAGGTGAGGATGAAGCCGAGGGTGGCGCCGAGCAGGGTGCCGAGGGTCAGTTGCAGCGACAGGCGCTTGGGATTGGGCGAGGCGGAGGAGAGGGCGGCGATCAGCACCGAGGTCAGCGCGAAGGTGGCGCCGCTGAGCCAGGACGTCTCGATCCAGAACACCCCGCCGACGATCACCAGCAGCGCGCAGCGGAAGCCGGCAACGGCGGCGGCGAGGGCGTTGGCTTTGGGGGTGAAGCGCTCCTTCCACTGTTCCCGCTCGTGCTTGTGCGCAGCGAGCGACGCGTGGGTCTGCGCATAATTGTGCATGTCGTCGACGAAGCGGTAGAGCAACTCGGCGGCGGTCTCGAAGTCCAGCTGGTCGGCTTCCCTCGGGCAGGTATGACCGAGGGTGGCGCGGGCCTCGCGGATTCGCGGCATCAGATGGTGCTTGCACAGCTCCAGTTGCACGCTGAGGCGCTCGGCGTCGCTTTCCGTGAGCGGGCGGCCGTGCCAGCTGGCGAGCAGTTCGCTGACGTCGATCAGGCACGGCATCAGCACTTCCAGCACATTGCTGGCCTGACGCTGGCGCAGGCGGTCGAGCAGGCGCTGCAGGGCATGGAAGCGGGTGGTCAGCTGCATGAACTCGCTGTTCAGGCGCGCCAGGCGGCCGCTGCGCAGGCGCATATGCGGGTCTTCGAAGGCGGTGACGTTGCGCAGGCTTTCCAGACCCACCACTTCGGCGGCGATACGCGCGCTGGACTGCTCGAAGCGCTCGGGGTCGAGGGTGCCGTTGAGGCCGGCGCTGGCGAGGCCGGCGAAATCGCCGAAGCGGGTGTTCAGCGCGTTGCGCAGGGCGGCGGTGCTGGTCTGTGGCAGCACCACGGCGCTGACCACGCCGGTGCAGAGGATTCCCAGGGTGATCTCGATCACCCGCCACAGCGCCTGCATGAAGGCACCTTCGGGGTGCAGGGTGGCGGGGATGCCGATCATGACCGCGGTGTAGCCGGCGAGCAGGCAGGCGTAGGCGCGAAAATCCCGGTAGCGCGCCGCACCGGCGGTGCACAGGCCGACCCAGATCGCCACGCAGAGCAGGAACAGCACGCGCTCCTGGGCGAACAGGGCAATGAAGGTGACCATCACCGTGAGGCCCGCGAGGGTGCCGAGGATGCGGTAGAAACTCTTCGCCAGCACCTGGCCGCTCTGCGGCTGCAGCACGATGAAGGCGCTCACCAGCACGGTGTTTGGCTGCGGCAGTTCCAGCCGGTAGGCCAGCCACAGCGCGGTGAAGGCGGTGATCAGCGTCTTGAGGATGAACATCCAGGTGACGCCGTCGGTATGCGCCCAGTCGGACAGGGCGAAGCGCAGCGCGGCAGCCTTGGGCAGGCGCACGGAGAGACTGCTCATCGGGCTTATCTCGTCTGGCTTTTGGTGGGGATCGGGCCTGCAGGACCCTGTAGTCGGGAGGTGGAGCGAAGGGGTGGGAGCACGTTGCACGAAAGGCGGAGCACGGCTGCTTTTCCTGGGATTTTGCGGATACCGCATTGGGGATGGCGATTCTAGAAGTGCGCCGGGGGGCAGGATAAGCTGACGGTTGGATGAATTATTGTTGTCTGAAAGAGCAATAATCCCGTCCCGGCAGGTATGCGACAATTCGCCGCCTGTCATGAATCTGTAACAAGGCGTTGCTCGGTCGAGCGCCGTTGCAGGGGCCGCCCGCCGTGGCGCGCCGACAGGCTCTTACGGAGAAATGATGGACCTGCTGCATAACATGCGTGCTTTCGTCTGTGTCGCTGAAACCGGCAGCTTCACCGCCGCCGCCCAGCGCATGGACCTCACTACCGCCTACGTCTCGCGGACGGTGGCCAAACTCGAAGCGCACCTGCGCACCCGCCTGCTGCATCGCACCACCCGCCGCATCGCCCTCACCGAAGCCGGCCAGCGCTACCTGCAGCGCTGCCAGCAGATCCTCGGCTATATCGAGGAAGCGGAAGCGGAGGCCGGCGACGCCCACGCGCGCCCTCATGGCAAGGTGAAGGTCCATGCCATGACCGGCATCGGCCAGCATTACCTCATTCGCGCGATCTCGCAGTACTGCGAGATCTACCCGGAGGTCAGCTTCGACCTGACCCTGGCCAACCGCATCACCGACATCCTTGACGAGGGCTACGACATCTCCGTGGTCATCGCTCAGGAGCTGCCGGATTCGGGGTTCGTCTCCAAGCGCATCGGCAAGACCTACAGCGTGCTCTGCGCATCCCCCGAGTACGTGGCGCGCAGCGGCATGCCGAAGAAGCTGGCCGAGCTCACCGAGCACCGCTGCCTGCGCCTGGTGAACTCGGTAATGTCCCTGGACAAGTGGCTGTTCGACGGCCCGGACGGCCAGGAGCTGGTCGGCGTCAACCATACCCATTTCCAGGTCAACACCGCCGACGCCATGACCGAGGCGGTGCGTGCCGGCATGGGTATCGGCGCGCTGCCGGTGTATTCCGCCGTGCAGGGGCTCAAGGACGGCAGCCTGGTGCGTGTACTGCCCGACTACAGCCTCTTCCACCTTAACGTCTATGCGCTGTATCCCTCGCGGCAGTACCTCGACGCGAAGATCCGCACCTGGGTGGAGTTCCTCCGTGACTGCGTGCCCGGCATGCTCGAGGAGCACGAGCGGATGATGGCGCAGCATGGGCGTACTGCTTTGGACTGACGTCACGTACAACCGCCAGAAGTCGCACTTATGGGGCCCATCAGTATGGGGCCCCGAGTGGTAATACCATGGTCGAATGGCTCGGAGGAGGGTGTCGCCGTTACAACTGACGGCAACAAAAACAACACTCTTCACCGAGGTAGAACGCCATGACTGCGGCATCCGTGTACCCCGTGCGTCCCGAAGTGGCCGCGACCACTCTGACCGACGAGGCCACCTACAAGAAGCTGTACCAGCAGTCGGTGGTCAACCCCGACGGATTCTGGCGCGAGCAGGCCCAGCGCATCGACTGGATCAAGCCGTTCACCAAGGTCAAGCAGACGTCCTTCGACGACCACCACGTGGACATCAAGTGGTTCGCCGATGGCACCCTGAACCTCTCCTATAACTGCCTCGACCGCCACCTCGCCGAACGCGGCGACCAGGTCGCCATCATCTGGGAAGGCGACGATCCGGCGGATCACAAGGAAATCACCTACCGCGAGCTGCACGAGCAGGTCTGCAAGTTCGCCAACGCCCTGCGTGGCCAGGACGTGCACCGTGGCGACGTGGTGACCATCTACATGCCGATGATCCCGGAAGCCGTGGTCGCCATGCTGGCCTGCGCCCGCATCGGTGCGATCCACTCCGTGGTATTCGGCGGCTTCTCCCCTGAAGCCCTGGCCGGCCGCATCATCGACTGCCGCTCCAAGGTGGTGATCACCGCCGACGAAGGCGTGCGCGGCGGCAAGAAGACCCCGCTGAAAGCCAATGTCGACGACGCGCTG harbors:
- a CDS encoding DUF2790 domain-containing protein, whose amino-acid sequence is MKAVVILALAGFSTLALAEQANAGDQAQSAAVEQYTYDMKLDVAHVISTTDVSTQCGIVPARMTYEDSQGQRHTVEYQVWGNGCSGG
- a CDS encoding FUSC family protein gives rise to the protein MSSLSVRLPKAAALRFALSDWAHTDGVTWMFILKTLITAFTALWLAYRLELPQPNTVLVSAFIVLQPQSGQVLAKSFYRILGTLAGLTVMVTFIALFAQERVLFLLCVAIWVGLCTAGAARYRDFRAYACLLAGYTAVMIGIPATLHPEGAFMQALWRVIEITLGILCTGVVSAVVLPQTSTAALRNALNTRFGDFAGLASAGLNGTLDPERFEQSSARIAAEVVGLESLRNVTAFEDPHMRLRSGRLARLNSEFMQLTTRFHALQRLLDRLRQRQASNVLEVLMPCLIDVSELLASWHGRPLTESDAERLSVQLELCKHHLMPRIREARATLGHTCPREADQLDFETAAELLYRFVDDMHNYAQTHASLAAHKHEREQWKERFTPKANALAAAVAGFRCALLVIVGGVFWIETSWLSGATFALTSVLIAALSSASPNPKRLSLQLTLGTLLGATLGFILTFRVLPHIDGFPLLCFVLAPVFALGAFLITRPKWSGYGVGLLVWFCIASLPANLARYDAYTFINEYLAMLLSMGMAVVASIVILPPNRPWLWERLEAELRLRVVRVISDPLKGLSSSFESGTRDLLNQAYGLSTGRPDVQRQLLRWTFQVQEIGLSIIELRREQEALPKEPWYAERMPWRRAIRALGRALIRLFIQPSEGNRQRALAAVEHAIHATRSTDDRRPPHFDSSPLRRVCSYLHFIRTSLLDPQSPLRD
- a CDS encoding phospholipase; this encodes MKRFSTCLLAGLLVLPQSLWAWSNHTLGSYIALQQLPAIVQAPEVEVEPLESFLSQQRAGLVKLLDEQEAYAREHFREYPPRPDDLRLTEDGRDDLGKAFLMALRLNPEIKLATAVQPPPGGELPGHVALKPADVLVFHNLSGWNPWHFVQLQSGEKIPALDVLASAADEPDFGHDINLFSDNPGEAGQRYGFGTQPFGDPRYEFSSQAPFHMGFYHEDAIIFAGAPYLQRNWPEWRAYQFYGLARFAFENGHPYWGYRFLGWAMHYIQDMTQPYHSTPLPGETTSSMLWTAGKSMAGFDADKQAAIQRVADRHTGVERYQVDWLRETLRQGGQSPLLAAYADTSTDGSYQPYSTEYLREVVASESHAHAAAFDAAIGHWLESEKTPAGDFSEGNSLAPFRHDEQLDEQILQLIRHFGAHSRNLAKAALQP
- a CDS encoding MFS transporter, coding for MLQSVSPKHDLPLKPDPAEPRSGALAPFSIAAFRIIWICNLFANLGTWAQSVAAAWVVTEAHASPLMVAMIQVASALPLVLLSIMSGVLADNHDRRKIMLVGLTVELSGAALVTVLAFMGYLDPLLLIVSILWLSLGSSITIPAWQAAVNEQVPPRMLGDAVLLNSVNYNVARAVGPAIGGLLLSATGPSWVFLFNCLCYAALIWAIWQWRRDVPKRTLPPEHIFEGVIAALRFTQYSSVTRLVMMRSAVFGLSASAIWALLPLLAHRNPDGSASVYGYMLGALGLGAIVASTVVSKARQWLGSSRLISFAAATLALVMLILGWVDNLWVIFPALVLGGACWIAAVATYNSAVQILVPDWVKARALALYQTAIYGGLAAGSFLWGHFAETLGVQGALVAAGCLLLVSVALLYNSRLPELDASNIARAPGGVPGPPTFVFNPERGSVLVSIEYRIPAERTRDFVRAAKPLRRLRLRNGAERWALYRDVSNQEIWQELFLVDNWISHLRMLDRLTLEDKTIIDNVTSLHAGDAPPVTRHGVSYESGSYEAPPETLG
- a CDS encoding LysR family transcriptional regulator, producing the protein MDLLHNMRAFVCVAETGSFTAAAQRMDLTTAYVSRTVAKLEAHLRTRLLHRTTRRIALTEAGQRYLQRCQQILGYIEEAEAEAGDAHARPHGKVKVHAMTGIGQHYLIRAISQYCEIYPEVSFDLTLANRITDILDEGYDISVVIAQELPDSGFVSKRIGKTYSVLCASPEYVARSGMPKKLAELTEHRCLRLVNSVMSLDKWLFDGPDGQELVGVNHTHFQVNTADAMTEAVRAGMGIGALPVYSAVQGLKDGSLVRVLPDYSLFHLNVYALYPSRQYLDAKIRTWVEFLRDCVPGMLEEHERMMAQHGRTALD